The Ziziphus jujuba cultivar Dongzao chromosome 1, ASM3175591v1 genome segment TGAGATCCAGGATTTTCTATGTATTTAAgtccaattaaaattaaataaaaaaatattttttaaaataatataaaaaaatgaaagttttaaataattaatatatcatgTAGTAATGATGGTAAGCAAAGTCTCCCACGGACACAACCATGCGGATGAGCTCCATAAACATGGCGGCCATGCATGAACCACCGGCTCTGGCCCACTCCACCAAGCCAATGGTGGCATTCACGACGCCTCCCAACTACGCCACCAGGCTTTCCAACCTCCTCTCCCTCAATGGCTTCGTCCCACTCTCTTCCCCAACTCTCGTCGTCGAGCCCACTCCCTCCACCATCTCCGCTCTCAAACCCTACCTCTCTCCCCACTCCCTCCGCCATTTCTCCGCCATTGCCTTCACTTCCCGGACCTCAATCACCGCGCTTTGTCACGCCATCACTGCTATCGAAGAACCTCCTCTGTCCCCTTCCGGCGATGCATTTACCATCGCTGCACTGGGCAAGGACTCGGAGCTCATCGACAGCGACTTCGTGGCTAAACTGTGCTCGAATTCGAACCGGATTAGAATCCTGGTCCCTCCGAAGGCCACGCCGAGCGGCCTTGTGAAGGCTCTAGGAGAGGGGATTGGCCGGAGGGTTCTGTGTCCGATACCGGTGGTGGTGGGGCTGGAAGAGCCTCCGGTGGTTCCGGATTTTCTGAGGGAGCTGGAGTCAAACGGTTGGGTTCCGGTTAGAGTGAATGCGTACGAGACACGGTGGGCGGGGGAAGAGTGTGCGAAGGAAGTGGTGCAGAGATTGGAGGAGGGAGAGTTGGACGCCATAGTGTTCACCAGCACAGCTGAGGTGGAGGGGCTGTTGAAGGGCTTGAAGCAATTCAGACTGGATTGGAAGACGGTGAAGCAGAGGTGGCCAGAACTGGTAGTGGCGGCTCATGGTCCTGTGACGGCGGCCGGAGCGGAGAGGCTCGGTGTTGGAGTTGAATTGGTGAGTGATAGGTTTGATAGCTTTGAGGGTGTTGTTAAGGCTCTTGGTTTGAAGTTCAACTCCAGTTGAAATGGTTTAGTTGTATTTGGTTGTTCAAACTCTGTTGAATTGTCAacagaatgtatattttgtgaTCATAATGTTGCAAAGAATGACAAATTCTTTATTCATTTTGTAGAACCAAGTtctattttattggatttcGCTTTGTAATTCTTTCTGCACACTTTGCAGCTAGTTTTCTGAATCAGTTTTGGGAGCTTTTTTGTGAATTTGACAATGATTCAGAACATGGGTCAAATAGTAAGCAGAAGTTAGAGCAGCTAATGATCTGTTTTAAATTGCTATGTTTTTTATTCCTACAATTACCATTAATTTTCTAGTGGTATTTAAAAGAGGTTTTAGTACCCAATTTCTGTTACATGACTTGGGTATTCATGGAAATATGGAATGGACTGCATCTCAATAATCTCTTCTGGAGTTtgctattttttcttgtaaacctgattcatttgattattttttagtaCAGTAATGATTTTTCGATCTCGACTTTGATTTTTCATGGGTGAAGGTAGGACTTTTCTGAAAGCTGTTAGGGACTGGAAAGTGATTCAGATATGGTGCAGGAAATAAGCTCCTAATCACTGTAAAAGCTTTTGCTTCAAacagagttttttattttttcttgcagCCATTAAATTTCCTACTGGATTTAAAATACACAAACTTACGTGGAACAAGTATAAAACagaacaattataaaatatgacaTAAACAAAGCtattaaacaaattaactacaaaattaccccaaaaaaaaaaaacaaatcaactaCAAACAACCAGTGTTATAAGTTAACTATTTGCTGTATATGTTATGcctccgtatatatatatatatatatatagcaatgtGCAGCCAAAATCAAAGCCCTGCTGCTTCAAAAAGTTTCAGTTACTTTCTTTGTGGCTTTAACCCTGATAGAAGTTTCAATGCATCTTCCATGGTTGGCCTATCATATGACCTGCTTTGAGTACAAAGAAAAGCAACTTCAAGTACTAGTTTGATCTCCTCCTGCACTGAATTGCTAGAACCTACTTCATTCTCACTGTAAATATCTGTCAAAAGAACTTCCTTTGGCTTGCCCTGCACACTTGCCCCTGCATTTGTCAACCTGCCGTTCGTTAGAATTTCCAGTATGATCTCCCCAAAGCTGTATATATCCATGCATAGCTCCTCCTTTATGGCACTGCTGAATTCACCtgataaaagaaattgaaacGAATTTATAGAAATTATTTCTGATTCTCCAAAAAAGACTAGGAAGGAAagctcaaattatttttttcccaagtATTACTGCACTTCCACTGTAGGCAAAAGAGACGAATTATTTCTGTGGTTTAGATAACAGaactaattttctatttttgcttTGTATTAAAATCTTGGTGATTTTTTAAGGAATTCTCTATACTTTGGCAATAGAACTATTGATGGGAAAACTTAATTTGTCTATTTGAGATTAAGAAAGAGAAGTTTTGAGAGTAAAGCACCTACTGATATTTGTATATTAAGTTCATGAAGGAACATAATTGTTAACCGTACCTGTTTCTCTCTTGGAAGATGAAGCTGGTAATGAGCCCTCTAGCAGATATTTGAATCCAAATTCTGCTAAATGGGGttccatattttcatcaaagacTATGTTGCTTGATTTCAAATCTCCATGTGGAATTGCAGGATAGCAGTCATGGTGAAGGAAGCATAATCCCCTTGCAATGCCCATCACAATTTTGTATTTGGCTGCCCATTCCCTTCTCATTCCAATCCTCTCAGACAGACTTCCATTGGGCAGATAATCATACAAGAGATAAGCCAGATGCTTGTTGTAGCAAAGTCCCAGTAATCTTGCCAAGTTCTTATGCCTAACATTTCCTATTTGGGTAATAAATTCTGACATATCCCTCATCTTCTTCGCTTCCCATTCGATCTTCTTCACTGAAACTGTTATTCCTGTAGGCAGAACTGCTTTGCATACTGAACCCGATGGTGATGGCATGGCATCCACTGATTCTGTAGAACTGAAGCTCCTCAAAACATCATTCACTGTAAATCGAGGAAGTCCACTATAGGAGATCATATTCCATTGACCTTGCTTGGCTCTTCGAAAATAAAACACGGCCAGTATGGACAATGCTGTGAACATGACCACACCGGCACACAGTAGAACAACCCATATAAGCTTCCCAGTGCCTTTGCTTCCAAATATTGCTATTGAACCAGAACATGATTGCAGAGGTGAACCACATAGCTTTGGATTTCCAGTAAATGCACTGCTACCCATTGTTTTAAATAACCTTTCAGAGGGAATTGAACCAGAGATATCATTGAAGGACACATTCAGAAGTTGTAAGCTTGAAGAATATCTGAACTTTGCTGGTATTGGTCCACTAAAACTATTGTGGGACAAGTCTATGACACCAAGAGCAGGAAGACTTGCAAGCTCTTCAGGTATCTGACCTGATAAATTGTTGTTTGCTAAAGCAATACTCTCAAGACTTTGGCATTTGGAAATACTTATTGGTAGAGCTCCAAATAAATTGTTCATGCTCAGTTCAATCACAGAAATGGATTTACATACTTGGAATGGAGGAAGTGGGCCCGAGATACCACAAGAAGATGCTGAAAAATTCTGAAGAAGTGGCGAAGTCCATGTTTTTGCTGGAATTATCCCACCTAACTGTGGATTACCAGAGATGTTAAAGTATTGAAGATTGTAAGCTTGAGATAAATCTGATGGGATCCCTCCGGTAAACTGATTCCTGGATAGGTCGACATATGTGATATCAGGAAGATGACTAAATTTTAAGGGGATCTCACCTGAGAACGAGTTATCTTCGAGTCTAAGACGAACAAGTGAAGAACAATTTGAGAGAGATGGAGAAAGACCACCAGTAAAGTTATTAGAAAACAGGATCAACTTAAACAGCATACCGTTTACACAGATATCTGGTGGAATTTTGCCAACGAAAGTGTTTGTGGAAACATCCACCCATTTGAGTTTGGAGTTCCTGCCCAAGCCCTCTGGTAGCATCCCATTGAAGTAGTTGTTCCATATTAGAAGAGTTTCCAGAGATGGAAGCTCTGCAATTCCTTGAGGAACCGTGCCATTCATGTTGTTGTACATAAGACTCAACAGTCTCAGATTTTTCAACTCTGAAAAGCTGTCAGGGATTGGCCCAGAGATTAGGTTGTCAGAAAGATCCAAGCTTGCAAGACTCCCAATTCTGCCAAAATCTTCTGGTATGAACCCAGTGAGCTGGTTTCTGAAGAGAAACAGTGACTCAAGCTTGGTGAGATTGCTGAGTTCCTTTGGTATTGAGCCAGAGAGGTTTGCATCAGCAATATCAAGATACTGAAGCTCGCTCATGTTGCCCAATTGCCAAGGAATGCTTCCCTGGTAAGAGTTGTAGCCAATCTCCATGTGTGTGATTGTTTTGAGCTTCCCCAGTTCTGATGGTATGCTTCCACTAAGTAAATTCCCAGCAAGATGAAGGAACTCAAGGCTCTTAAAAGAACCATATTCTGATGGGATTGGTCCCCTGAAATAACTCCCAGCTAAATTGAGAACCTTAAGCTTTTCAAGCTGTGAAAAATCTACAGGCAATGGACCTGAAAAGCTGTTGCTGAAAGCATCAAGCACAACCAGGTTGTGAAGTCCAGAGGCACCAGCAGGGAAGTGGCCAGAAAAATTGTTTCTGCTAATATCCAAGGTTCTAAGACTGCTGAGGTTGAAAATTCCCAAAGGAATCTGACCAGAGAATGAGTTGTAACTCAGGTTGAGATCAACAAGCTCAGTAAAGGCATTGAACTGCTTCCCAGACATTGCACCACCAAGATTCTTCATGGACAAGTCTAAACCGATGACACTGGTAGAATTTAGATTACAAGTGACACCAGACCAAGAACAAGCATAGATTTTCCCAGATGGGTTTGCTCCAGAAGGCACAGACCAGTCACTCAGACTTTCTTGATCATCTATAAACTCAGATTTTAAGCTCAGAAGGGCTTCTGAGTAGATATCAACTGCAGAAACCGCTagaaagaaaattgaagcagCAAGAAGTTGAGAGTACAAACAATGGAAAATCTCCATTGGAACTTGCAGCGAAGAAAGAGGGACAATTTAGAGACACCCAGGTTAAGAAAATTGTGTCAGATTATAACAAGGTGTATAATTGTTTTGCTGACTGAGGCCATGCATGGGGACTAGGGAAATGGTGCACAAAAGGAGGGGGAATGAGTGTTCATGATTAGTTGATATGAGAATACTATTGGGTTGCTTTTGGGAGCAAGAAGGGTCCTTTGtgtgtttgtttatttggatGGTGTTGGCCATTAGGGAATAAAGTTTTCACATCAAAGAgcatcttttccttctttttttccttttgagaaTCCAATAACCTAGCTGCTGTGGCTAaatttttgaattggaatttggacaGTGTGTGGGACATAAACCAAAATCATCAATATCCATGTTTATGTTATACAAATAATAAAGGTGTCTTGTGTGGTCACTTTCGGTTTGATGGGTTAAAGCAAATTGCTGAATTTCAAGGTGGCTTGTTTTTGTCACAAATATAAAcatgcatataatataatataatataatataatatatatatataaataatataatataattttgctaatgTAGGCAAGGTCCTCTACTGAGCTGTGGACAAAATTGAAGAGGCTAAGAAAGAATGGAAATTTTTTCTTCCAAATTCTCACAATGTGGAGAGGCATGTATAGTCCACCAATTACGGAAGACTTCACACGTACCCATCTTACGATGAGCATCTAAATTCACgtaataaaattatatctatatatatatactatgaatatatgcttataAATTTTGCTGGGGATATATATAAATGCgtgtatatatagaaaattaaatgataatagTTATGTGGAAGTGCTCTTAACTGTTTTCTTTCGAGTTTTAAGTAAGTCCTCATTAAGTTAAACCTTTTGTAATAATCATGGTGCATAATGGTTTTGCATTAAAAATAATGTGAAGGGAATCTTAAGTCATGATTATGGTACCAGTGAAAAGATCAGGTTAGTATACCATGGAGAATAGAGGCATTGTGTTAATCATGACATTCATTCCTTTTTGCTGTTTCCTTCCTATACTGCAACAAAAATTTCTTAAGTAGGCTTACATAATACGTTCAAAGAGCATagagaagaaaatataatatatatatatataagtttttctaAACTGGTTTTAGCTGTCAGTCACATAATGATGTTGAATTGGATTACCTTGCTACTCAAATTTTACATTCTCTCTTATAAATTTACTAGAAGCTGAAGAAATATTCCTAACAGAAAAGAATTAAGCTGAAGAAATTCATaataaggaggaaaaaaaaaaaaaaaaaaaagaattaagccCTGTTTATAAGATGCTATTACTGGCTTTTCAAACTCAAAAGCAATGTTTTAAAAGTGTTTGGACAGCTTTCTAAAAAATGTAGAGACATTCTTATTTTGTAAGCAAATTAAATAAAGGTAAATTATAAGGACAAAATTAGGCGTTTGTGGGGGATTCAATTAGCTTATGAAATGACAGAAGCAGGTGCAGAGAAGGTAAAGGGAAAAAGACAAGACGTATTGATAAAAAAGAAGTCGCCTTTATCTCTATCATATATGATGAGCAGAGCCTTTTGTGTCCCTGAAGGACCTAAAATCTTGACCATAGCAGTGATTCCTTACCTTAGTTcgtgggtttcttttttttcttttttttttttttttttttacttttatttatttatttatttatttatgttcttttgggaagaagaggaaggtgagcttgctgtacAAGATTTCACCTTTTTTGGTCATTTCATCTTTTATTTCACACTTGTCTCCATTTCTTTCGGTTGAAGTGGATTGTGTTCATCAACAAGTCACTTTTTATGTGCTTAGTTAATCCTCATCAGTCACCATATACTTCAAAGTGCTTCAAGGTAATGAATATATACTCTTTATCTGATCCTTACtgctattttgatttttctttttttccttttttcttctttaaaatatggttttcaattgaatttttattatttatttgaatgattTATAATGAATTGGAACACTAGTTGAAGGACCTTGGAAATAGATTTTTGTCAGGGCAATCAAAATTGGACTGTCAAGTTTGTACATGgtgtattttaaacttttaatgaCCTACATTTCATCTATATAGGATTATAATACATGCTTTATTTTTCATGGCTCAAAAATACTATTGAATTAGGAACATCATGTTACGATGCAATAATATTCATTGTGCTACTATAAATCATAAGACTCAAAGCTATGACAAGGTCATGACAAAGACTTCTCCTAACATGGATGAACATACTAAAAATGTTGGTAATATTTCTAGGAATTATATTGTTTCACAAACcgatccaaaaaaatttattaaaagggATATTGAATttgacaaagaaaaagaaaaggcaacaaAATGCTCTTCGACATGTTAAAGACCTGTgccttttattttgaaattaacaGACACCACTTATGTTTTAGACAATTAACGGTCATATACATGCTTCTAATGTGATGATAGCTAGTTAAACATGttgaaggaaaaaggaaaaatatggaaaaagcaaaaaaggagAGGAAAGTTTATTTGTCCAATGCAAAGAGGATTGAAGGAGAGAAAGGGTTGTAAGgaggaggaaaaaggaaagtgaAAAAAGGGGGTTGCATGAAAGTGACTTTTCAGTGTTTCCTTGTTCATATTGATCCATCCCTGGTTTTAGATTCACAAACTTTTACCAAATTTCTAACCAACCAAAACAGTACTGACCAAGAAAAAAACTTCTTAGACATTGATGCAGACTTGGGCAATGCTTACCAAGGATTTTCAAAGATTTTAATTCCAGAAATTACCACTCAACTTGTACCATATTTTCAAGGGGAAATACCATTTACCTCCTATGAGACTTGCTATAATTACACATGGAccaattaccccaaaataataataataataataataataattacacatAGACCTCAGTAAATTGTTTTTCATCACTTACATTTCCCCTCGACTATCCATGTTAGTCAAAATAACGGTCAAAGGGTATAATAACATAGTTTCATTTTGAGTAATATCATTGATTTGCTTTGCGGTTTATTATAATACACAGACCTTAGCAAAATTGTTTTTGATCACTTACTTTCCTTGCACAAATTTTTCAAGGGTTTAGGGGATATGTTTTTTTATGATGGATTTGTTTGTTGCACATATTCCAAACCCTTTTCTACTATTGTTTAATTACACCCTTCAACTAAAAATATTAGCAGAAATTCTTGGATACACACAGTATACCAAGTTGTATTACATGAGGATGCATATAGCCAACAAAGAAGTTCCATGTGTCTCACCTAATcccattaatttaataaaaaatccaccttcttctcttcttcttcttcttctttttttttttttcaataatttaatttaagcggtattaacaaaaaaacagtattcttttctttccaaaaaactAAACTCTACATTCAAGTCATGATTCTCCTCTTTCaatattcttttaaataatCAAACTTTTTTGTCTATCTTtctttgacaaataaatttatgcttttatatgttttatttaccaaactaaaaatgaaatttaataaatctTCAAACATATTTACAAATCTGATTCTCATGTTCATAAAGAAACGaggaacaaagaaaaagagcaCAATTTGAAAACACTAAACAACAGTGGGCAttgaaaaagaattaataaaaacCGATCTGAAATTCATTAACAACCCTAGACTCCAAAATAATCTTCATCCAGTTGGTGATTGGTTTGGAGGAGAGTAGTTCTCTACTTTTTCTACTATCGAGGAGAACAAAAAGTGAGAGGaaagaagataaaagaaaaaataaaataaaataaaacaaatataggTGGAGTATACATGTGGAGAGGCTGGGGTGGATTATTTTAAATGACTTCTCACATAGAAATTAGAACCTTAAAATTGCTCCCTTCCACTACCAAAAATGATCAATGACTCGTAATCTTCCATTTTAAAAGAagtggaaacattaaaaaaaaaaaatgaataaattggATAAATAACCTGAGAGGTACgtgattaaaaataattttattaaaatctatatgAAATTATGGCAAATCTTGGAGGAGACCAATGATATCTTTCTATTTTCCAAATCCATTGCCTTTAAACTTGAGGAATATATTCACACTCGAACTTTTTGAGCTgtataaaatagatataaatagACCATGATAATGACTAATGGCTAGTGATAAAACCAGCTTTTTATATAGTACTACTAATGCTTATTATGCCCTTTTCCCTTATTTGGTAGCTTCACAAATGAAGCTTACATGCATGCTTTGGAAACCTGACATGCATCGACCCCCTCTAtcaaaatcttctttttttaaatatatatatatttttataaatttatggaaGTTGGATACATTAGACAAGTCATTAGCAGTATATATGGCAGTGAAAAGTAATGGTATTTATAGCATACAGAAGTAGACAAAAGAAGCTTGTCCTTTTATTAGTACCAGTGCAGACCAACGAAGAAAGGTTATTAATTTATGGGttcttctgcttcttttttttttttttaataaaaataagaattatgGTTCCCCAGCTAAATTGTAAAACTTGGGCCACATTTTCATATGCAAGTGTGGTTTTAGGTTTTATGAGAAACAGAACaagttatggttttaatcccTCTTAATTCAATTTTGGTTTTAATCATCACGTGAATGGGAACCTGTTCTGCTCTATTTTCTGATTCAGAGGATTCCCGTGAgtcttatttaaattaatacacTGAGGATGAGGACGGACACCTTCTACACTCAAAGCCAATGTCAGACGAACACTTGCATATTTTAACATCTCGTGACcctatataaataattaaaattccaattttttttttttaaaatcttataaaatctaccaatggaaaataaataaataaataaaattatgacttattttcattcctaaaaaaaaaaaaaaaaaaaaaattacacttctCAACTGTTGCACATTTTGCATTTTGTATCTCTAGCTAAACTAGAAAAACTCTCACATTTATCCTTCCAAGCTATTGGATTTTCGTTTGTTAAGTGCAATCATGCATTTCTGACATAGGAATATGAAGAAAATTAATCAACCAAACACAGCtcatctaattttatttagaaatcattttcttatactttttattatatttccgtGCTATccataattttgtcaaatttattagTGAAAATTGCATAATTAAACTAacctaatattataaaaaaaaaattaaaaaaaagaacatagtTTTGAAGGTAATAGAAGAATTTTTGTAGTTTGGAAAATAAAGTGCACCAGTATGGTAGTTCGGAAGATAAAGTGCTTTCAAActctataaaataaataagttcaaTGTCCTTATAttattcttggtttttttttttttttctatgattatttttgcttccaattttaattttttttttgatagtttTCTATTatctttaattgtatttttttaaccaaaaagatAATGATCGTTGGACTTTATAGTTTTATTATCaagatttattcttttattaattattagattatTTCAATAAATATGATTTGAAAATGCATTAGTAGTCTAAATGGTTACATATGAGATTTGTATTGCCTTTATAATATCAATGATTCATTAGACCCATTTAAAtttctaattctttttttaagatcttttaaagactaataaaaaataatccttATGATTTTATCATCAAATCCACAATGTAAATTTAAGTATATATATCATAAGAATTCTCAAGTTAGgactatcataaaaaaaaaaaaaaaaattatcatagcCTTCTATAATGGCCTTTGgtgatttaattaaaaatgtatttacgatttaataaattattgatatacttttaaaccttaacaatttaaaaagtaataataaaaataataactaaatttaGT includes the following:
- the LOC125421194 gene encoding uncharacterized protein LOC125421194 — translated: MRMSSINMAAMHEPPALAHSTKPMVAFTTPPNYATRLSNLLSLNGFVPLSSPTLVVEPTPSTISALKPYLSPHSLRHFSAIAFTSRTSITALCHAITAIEEPPLSPSGDAFTIAALGKDSELIDSDFVAKLCSNSNRIRILVPPKATPSGLVKALGEGIGRRVLCPIPVVVGLEEPPVVPDFLRELESNGWVPVRVNAYETRWAGEECAKEVVQRLEEGELDAIVFTSTAEVEGLLKGLKQFRLDWKTVKQRWPELVVAAHGPVTAAGAERLGVGVELVSDRFDSFEGVVKALGLKFNSS
- the LOC107427245 gene encoding leucine-rich repeat receptor-like protein kinase TDR, with the protein product MEIFHCLYSQLLAASIFFLAVSAVDIYSEALLSLKSEFIDDQESLSDWSVPSGANPSGKIYACSWSGVTCNLNSTSVIGLDLSMKNLGGAMSGKQFNAFTELVDLNLSYNSFSGQIPLGIFNLSSLRTLDISRNNFSGHFPAGASGLHNLVVLDAFSNSFSGPLPVDFSQLEKLKVLNLAGSYFRGPIPSEYGSFKSLEFLHLAGNLLSGSIPSELGKLKTITHMEIGYNSYQGSIPWQLGNMSELQYLDIADANLSGSIPKELSNLTKLESLFLFRNQLTGFIPEDFGRIGSLASLDLSDNLISGPIPDSFSELKNLRLLSLMYNNMNGTVPQGIAELPSLETLLIWNNYFNGMLPEGLGRNSKLKWVDVSTNTFVGKIPPDICVNGMLFKLILFSNNFTGGLSPSLSNCSSLVRLRLEDNSFSGEIPLKFSHLPDITYVDLSRNQFTGGIPSDLSQAYNLQYFNISGNPQLGGIIPAKTWTSPLLQNFSASSCGISGPLPPFQVCKSISVIELSMNNLFGALPISISKCQSLESIALANNNLSGQIPEELASLPALGVIDLSHNSFSGPIPAKFRYSSSLQLLNVSFNDISGSIPSERLFKTMGSSAFTGNPKLCGSPLQSCSGSIAIFGSKGTGKLIWVVLLCAGVVMFTALSILAVFYFRRAKQGQWNMISYSGLPRFTVNDVLRSFSSTESVDAMPSPSGSVCKAVLPTGITVSVKKIEWEAKKMRDMSEFITQIGNVRHKNLARLLGLCYNKHLAYLLYDYLPNGSLSERIGMRREWAAKYKIVMGIARGLCFLHHDCYPAIPHGDLKSSNIVFDENMEPHLAEFGFKYLLEGSLPASSSKRETGEFSSAIKEELCMDIYSFGEIILEILTNGRLTNAGASVQGKPKEVLLTDIYSENEVGSSNSVQEEIKLVLEVAFLCTQSRSYDRPTMEDALKLLSGLKPQRK